The Bordetella sp. FB-8 genome includes a window with the following:
- a CDS encoding DUF2256 domain-containing protein, with product MSCAATKFKKGFLPEKPCERCGRPMQWRHKWARHWDQVKYCSERCRRQRSEVNTPRG from the coding sequence ATGTCGTGCGCGGCAACCAAATTCAAAAAAGGCTTTTTGCCGGAAAAGCCCTGCGAACGATGCGGCCGCCCGATGCAATGGCGGCACAAGTGGGCTCGCCATTGGGACCAGGTCAAGTATTGCTCGGAACGCTGCCGGCGCCAGCGGTCAGAGGTGAACACACCGCGAGGGTAA
- a CDS encoding lipocalin family protein yields MKCFLAPMRDRVRAIALVWMCGLLTACTTQAPAGIQPVRGFDAQRYLGRWYEIARLDHAFERGLTDVSATYEARGDSGLTVINRGYDASTATWKSARGRAYFNGPTDVASLKVSFFGPFFGGYHVVALDTDYQWAMVVGNDRSYLWILSRTPQLSESVKASLVAQADRLGFDTGKLVWVPQTRAAQ; encoded by the coding sequence ATGAAATGCTTTCTTGCTCCGATGCGCGATCGGGTCCGCGCCATCGCGCTGGTATGGATGTGCGGCCTGCTGACTGCCTGCACGACGCAGGCGCCTGCGGGCATCCAGCCCGTGCGTGGCTTTGACGCGCAGCGATACCTGGGCCGCTGGTATGAAATCGCGCGGCTCGATCACGCCTTCGAGCGTGGGCTGACCGACGTCAGCGCCACCTACGAAGCCCGAGGCGACTCAGGGCTGACTGTCATAAACCGGGGCTACGACGCATCGACCGCAACCTGGAAATCGGCCCGCGGCCGTGCCTATTTCAACGGTCCGACCGATGTCGCATCGCTGAAGGTATCTTTCTTTGGGCCATTTTTCGGCGGCTATCACGTGGTGGCGCTGGATACGGACTATCAATGGGCAATGGTCGTTGGCAACGACCGCAGCTATTTGTGGATACTGTCGCGCACCCCGCAGCTTTCCGAGTCCGTCAAGGCCAGCCTCGTGGCGCAGGCAGACCGCCTTGGGTTCGATACCGGAAAATTGGTCTGGGTGCCCCAGACGCGGGCGGCTCAGTGA
- a CDS encoding anti-sigma factor domain-containing protein codes for MKTYDDPQLRARLAADYVSGAMRGGARRRFEGLMAADASLRRQVRSWEDDLYALVWAMPAITPSDRVWRAIRGQIRQKAPDRMRNWGWHGAYLWRWCSATLAVALIAMAVIQPLWLNRTQPVQQVAVLQSEQGQAFLVIRADASGGMYATTLGNLTKMADGHALQLWSMPPGGKPVSLGLVAANGLTRLTLPRGAGSIRKLGISLEPEGGSPTGQPTGPVVMTGDVLLS; via the coding sequence ATGAAAACCTACGACGATCCGCAACTGCGCGCCCGGCTGGCGGCAGATTACGTATCCGGCGCGATGCGCGGTGGTGCCCGGCGCCGTTTCGAAGGACTCATGGCCGCCGATGCGTCGCTGCGCCGCCAGGTGCGGTCATGGGAGGACGACCTGTACGCGCTGGTCTGGGCCATGCCTGCGATCACGCCTTCGGATCGCGTCTGGCGTGCCATACGTGGGCAGATCCGCCAGAAAGCGCCCGATCGGATGAGGAACTGGGGCTGGCATGGCGCATACCTCTGGCGCTGGTGCTCGGCGACGCTGGCCGTGGCGCTGATCGCCATGGCGGTGATCCAGCCCTTGTGGCTGAACCGGACCCAGCCGGTCCAGCAGGTGGCTGTACTACAGAGCGAGCAGGGCCAGGCCTTTCTCGTGATACGCGCGGACGCGTCGGGGGGCATGTACGCGACCACACTGGGCAACCTGACCAAAATGGCGGACGGCCACGCATTGCAATTGTGGTCGATGCCGCCTGGCGGCAAGCCTGTATCGCTAGGCCTGGTGGCTGCAAACGGGCTGACCAGGCTGACGCTGCCCCGGGGCGCCGGGAGTATCCGCAAGCTGGGCATCAGCCTGGAGCCTGAAGGCGGGTCACCCACCGGCCAGCCGACCGGCCCGGTGGTCATGACCGGCGATGTGCTTCTGAGCTGA
- a CDS encoding RNA polymerase sigma factor — translation MPENPRRLDELIRQCAQRQETALEELYRLSAPHLFALATRIVRRKDLAEEVLQESFLSIWRNAGRFSAEQSQAMTWMTHIVRNRCIDLLRRPDCERPDPDGAILDAWADEAAGPLERLRSRQDSQRLADCMAQLESKQRMAIALSFFDDLSHGEIASRLNSPLGTIKSWVRRGMERLKRCLS, via the coding sequence ATGCCCGAAAATCCCCGGCGCCTGGATGAACTGATCCGGCAGTGCGCTCAAAGACAGGAAACAGCCCTCGAAGAGCTGTATCGGCTAAGCGCACCGCATCTATTCGCGCTTGCCACTCGTATAGTGAGGCGTAAAGACCTGGCCGAAGAAGTGCTGCAGGAGAGCTTTCTCAGCATTTGGCGCAATGCTGGCCGCTTTTCGGCCGAGCAGAGCCAGGCCATGACCTGGATGACCCATATCGTGCGCAATCGATGTATCGACCTGCTGCGCCGCCCGGACTGCGAACGGCCAGATCCGGACGGCGCGATTCTGGACGCCTGGGCCGACGAGGCCGCGGGTCCCCTGGAGCGGCTGCGCAGCCGTCAAGACAGCCAGCGCCTGGCCGACTGCATGGCGCAACTGGAGTCCAAGCAGCGCATGGCGATCGCCTTGTCATTTTTCGATGATCTGAGCCACGGCGAGATCGCCAGCCGGTTGAATTCGCCGCTGGGAACGATCAAGAGCTGGGTACGTCGAGGCATGGAGCGCCTCAAGAGGTGTCTGTCATGA
- a CDS encoding LysR family transcriptional regulator — translation MRKFKIPNMGALTAFEAAARHESFTHAAKELFLTESAVSRQIATLESNLGVRLFVRAKQRVVLTRAGRLYGTQVRRTLEALDRDTLSIIAHGSSGGYLELAVLPAFASQWLIPRMKDFNDRTPDVRVNMGVRTSIFSFEESHFDAAIHYGKPTWPGTSCDYLFGEEVVPICARSLLARPVTKARDLLDYPLLHSTTRPNAWATWFAHHGVQDNSTMHGVRYELHTMLIAGAASGLGVALVPKFFVDGQLEQLGIMIPIQASAPVDSAYYLVYPTELSHGKPLELFRSWLLGQAQAYDAATRRSQATQREPDWGKLR, via the coding sequence ATGAGGAAATTCAAAATCCCCAATATGGGAGCCTTGACGGCTTTCGAGGCGGCCGCGCGCCACGAAAGCTTCACCCATGCCGCCAAGGAACTGTTCCTTACGGAAAGCGCCGTCTCGCGCCAGATCGCCACGCTGGAATCGAACCTGGGCGTGCGGCTGTTCGTGCGCGCCAAGCAGCGCGTCGTGCTCACGCGCGCAGGCCGCCTGTACGGCACCCAGGTGCGGCGCACGCTCGAAGCGCTCGACCGCGATACGCTTTCCATCATCGCCCACGGCAGCAGCGGCGGCTACCTGGAGCTGGCGGTCCTGCCCGCCTTCGCCTCGCAATGGCTCATCCCGCGCATGAAGGACTTCAACGACCGCACGCCCGATGTGCGCGTCAACATGGGCGTGCGCACCAGCATATTCTCGTTCGAAGAATCGCACTTCGATGCGGCGATCCACTACGGCAAGCCGACCTGGCCGGGAACCTCCTGCGACTACCTCTTTGGCGAGGAGGTCGTACCGATCTGCGCTCGCTCGCTACTGGCCCGCCCCGTCACGAAAGCCCGCGACCTGCTGGACTACCCCCTGCTGCATTCGACGACCCGCCCGAATGCGTGGGCCACCTGGTTCGCGCACCACGGCGTCCAGGACAACTCGACGATGCATGGCGTGCGCTACGAACTGCACACCATGCTGATCGCCGGCGCGGCCAGCGGCCTGGGTGTCGCCCTGGTGCCGAAATTCTTCGTCGATGGCCAGTTGGAACAGCTCGGCATCATGATCCCCATTCAGGCCAGTGCGCCGGTCGATTCGGCCTACTATCTGGTCTACCCCACGGAATTGAGCCACGGCAAGCCGCTGGAGCTCTTTCGCTCTTGGCTGCTCGGACAGGCGCAGGCGTACGACGCCGCGACCCGGCGATCACAGGCGACGCAACGCGAACCCGATTGGGGCAAACTACGATAG
- a CDS encoding branched-chain amino acid ABC transporter substrate-binding protein produces the protein MVSRFRISPRPAFVAVSLMLMAGSVCAQTTEVKVGVASPLTGADAAYGKDIEDGVRLALDEANAANPTIGGRKVKFVIDSQDDQADPRAGVQAAQKLVDDKVAFVVGHFNSGTTIPASQIYAKAGIPMITPSATNPVITQAGFDTLYRVIATDAQNAGNAGAYAATVTKAKRIAVMDDRTAFGQGEADEFIKAAKAHGAAIVDREFTNDKAVDFSAQLTAIKSHQPDLLFFGGLDAQAAQVVKRMRQLDIKAQFVGGGGVKDADFIKIAGPDANGAQAWEYGQPMNVLPKGKDFEAKYKQKFGKDMLAYAPFAYDAAWIAIKAMEKANSTDPAKFNADLKATDYQGVTGTIAFNKNGDLKNSSSTLYQVQNGKWVAVTTKTGD, from the coding sequence ATGGTTTCTCGTTTTCGCATTTCTCCGCGTCCCGCTTTCGTCGCGGTGTCCCTCATGCTGATGGCAGGCTCCGTTTGCGCCCAGACGACCGAGGTGAAAGTCGGCGTGGCCAGTCCGCTCACGGGCGCCGATGCGGCGTACGGCAAGGACATCGAGGACGGCGTGCGGCTGGCCCTGGACGAGGCCAACGCGGCCAATCCGACCATCGGCGGGCGCAAGGTCAAGTTCGTCATCGACTCCCAGGACGATCAGGCCGACCCGCGTGCGGGCGTCCAGGCCGCGCAGAAGCTGGTCGATGACAAGGTCGCGTTCGTGGTCGGCCACTTCAACTCCGGCACCACCATCCCGGCATCGCAGATCTACGCCAAGGCCGGCATTCCCATGATCACGCCGTCGGCGACCAATCCGGTCATTACCCAGGCCGGGTTCGACACCCTCTACCGGGTCATTGCCACGGACGCGCAGAACGCGGGCAATGCCGGGGCGTATGCGGCAACGGTCACCAAAGCCAAGCGCATCGCCGTCATGGACGACCGCACGGCTTTCGGCCAGGGCGAGGCCGATGAATTCATCAAGGCGGCCAAGGCGCACGGCGCGGCCATCGTCGATCGGGAGTTCACCAACGACAAGGCGGTGGATTTCTCCGCGCAACTGACGGCCATCAAGAGCCATCAACCCGACCTGCTCTTTTTCGGCGGCCTGGACGCGCAGGCGGCCCAAGTGGTCAAGCGCATGCGCCAGCTGGACATCAAGGCTCAGTTCGTCGGCGGTGGCGGCGTGAAGGATGCGGACTTCATCAAGATCGCCGGGCCGGACGCCAATGGCGCGCAGGCCTGGGAATACGGCCAGCCCATGAACGTCCTGCCCAAGGGCAAGGACTTCGAGGCCAAGTACAAGCAGAAATTCGGCAAGGACATGCTGGCCTATGCGCCGTTCGCCTATGATGCCGCGTGGATCGCCATCAAGGCGATGGAGAAGGCCAATTCCACCGATCCGGCCAAATTCAACGCCGATCTGAAGGCGACAGACTACCAGGGCGTCACGGGCACGATCGCGTTCAACAAGAATGGCGACCTGAAAAACTCGAGTTCCACCTTGTATCAGGTCCAGAATGGCAAATGGGTGGCCGTGACGACCAAGACGGGGGATTGA